The Halorubrum salinarum genome segment ACATGGCACAGCACTACCTCGCGCAGGAGGGCATCCTCGCCGTCCGCCGCGCGAAGTCCGACGACCTCAAGCGCCTCGCCCGCGCGACCGGCGGCCGCGTCGTCTCCAACCTCGACGACATCGAGACGGACGACCTCGGCTTCGCCGGCTCCGTCGCCCAGAAGGACATCGGCGGCGACGAGCGCATCTTCGTCGAGGACGTCGAGGAGGCGAAGTCCGTCACCCTCATCCTCCGCGGCGGCACCGAGCACGTCGTCGACGAGGTCGAGCGCGCCATCGACGACTCGCTCGGCGTCGTCCGCACGACGCTGCTCGACGGGAAGGTGCTGCCCGGCGGCGGCGCCCCCGAGGCCGAGCTGGCCCTCCAGCTCCGCGACTTCGCCGACTCCGTCGGCGGCCGCGAGCAGCTCGCCGTCGAGGCGTTCGCCGACGCCTTGGAAGTCGTCCCGCGCACCCTCGCCGAGAACGCGGGCCTCGACCCCATCGACTCGCTGGTCGACCTCCGCTCCCGCCACGACGGCGGCGAGTTCGGCGCCGGTCTCGACGCCTACACGGGCGACGTGATCGACATGGAGGCCGAGGGCGTCGTGGAGCCGCTCCGCGTCAAGACCCAGGCCATCGAGTCCGCCACCGAGGCGGCCGTCATGATCCTCCGCATCGACGACGTCATCGCCGCGGGCGACCTCAAGGGCGGCAGCACCGACGACGGCGGCGACGACGGCGGCCCCGGCGGCGCGCCCGGCGGCATGGGCGGCGGCATGGGCGGCATGGGCGGTATGGGCGGCGCGATGTGAAGTTCGGTTAACGCCTTCACACCCCCAGCCTGACCGTAGCCGCTTCGCCGAACCGTCCGCAGACCGACCGTCGCGCGCCCCTTCGGGCCCGACGACACGCGACTTTTATCGACGACCGGACCCGCGTAGCGACGCGCTCGTTCCCTGGTCTGGATCCCTACTTCTCCCAACCGAGTCCCGCGCTACCGACCCCCACATTCGGTTCGCGCGACACGAGGGTAACACCCGCGTAACCACCGGACGGCGGTGTCCGCGAGCGGTTAAGTGACTCCCGGCCCTCCGTTCGCCCGACGAGGTTTTCACGTTCACCATGCCACAGCAGAAGGCCGATTACGCAGACGACGCCGAGATCGACGCGGAACTAGACGAGCTTCCCGACGACGAGACGGTCGAGGAGACGGTCGCGAACCTAGAGGAGCGCGGCTTCGACGTGGTCGTCGTCGACAACGCCGACGAGGCGCTGGAGACCGTGACGTCGCGGATCCCCGCCGGGGTCTCCGTGATGAACGGGCACTCGACGACGCTCGAAGAGATCGGGTTCGACGAGTTCCTGAGCGAGGGCGACCACGAGTGGGAGAGCCTCCCCGACCAGATCTGGGGCATCGACGACGACGCGGAGCGACAGGCCGCGCGGCGCGAGTCTCAGACCGCGGACTACTTTCTCGGCGGCATCAACGCGGTCGCGCAGACGGGCGAGCTCGTCGCCGCCGACCTCTCCGGCAGCCGGATCGGCGCGTACCCGTTCGCGGCGGGCAACGTCGTCATCGTCACCGGGATCAACAAGATCGTTCCGACGCTCGACGACGCCCTCGACCGGCTCGAGTCGGTCGCGTACCCGCTGGAGAACGAGCGCGCGCAGGAGGCGTACGGCGTCGAGTCCGCCATCGCGAAGCAGCTGATCTACCGCCGCGAGGCCGAGGAGGGCCGCACGACGGTCGTCCTCGTGCGCGAGCAGCTCGGGTACTGAGCCCGCGCCGACGCTCCACGCGCTTTCTTCCCCCTTTCGACGGCCTCGCGGCGAGCAATGCTACGAGCCGCGAGGATACGGGCCGGGAGGGATTCGAACCACGGTCGCTCCCGTTCGCTCGCTACGCTCGCTCACCTCCCGCTCCTTGATTCGAATCCCTCCCGACCGGTTCGCTCGACGGGTCGCGCTGCTCACCGTCTCGCTGTACGGGCCGGGAGGGATTCGAACCCCCGACCGTCCGGTTAAAAGCCGGACGCTCTCCCTAACTGAGCTACCGGCCCAGACGAACTGTCGTAGGGTCAGCCGACGGATAAACGTTTAGAACCGCGGTAGGGGTCGGCGTCGCCACCCGAAACGGTTTCCCGGCCCCCGCCGTCGCCGCGACCATGGACTTCGACATGCGCGCGTTCGCCGCCGACCTCTGTCGGCACCGCTCGACCGCCGGCGAGGAGGCGGCCGCGGCCGCGTTCGTCGCGGAGCGACTCGCCGACCTCGGCTTCGAGACGTACGCCTGGGACGCCGACCCCGCCGTCCTCGCGGACCACCCCTCCTTCCCGGACGACCTCGACGCGGCTGCCGTCGAGGGGCGGCGCAGCGTCGCGGGCGTCCTCGAACTCGGCGGCGCGAGCGACGCGAGCGACGCGGGCGACGGGGACGACCCGGCCCCCACCCTCGTCTTGAACGGGCACCTCGACGTCGTCCCCGCCGAGCCCGCCGAGTGGTCGAGCGAACCGTTCGAGCCGGTCTGGGGCGACGCCGCGGCCCGGGACGCGCCGCCCGGTCGCGACGCCGACGGCGAGACGCTCACCGCCCGCGGCGCCGCCGACATGAAGTCGGGGCTGGCGGCCTGCGTCGGCGCCGCGGTGGACGTCCGCGAGGGGGTCGCGGACGGCTCGGTCGACCTCCCGCCGTCCGGGCTCCGGCTCGTCGTCGAGGCCGTCGCGGGCGAGGAGGACGGCGGCTACGGCGCCGCGACCGCCGCGCTCGCGAGCCCGTACCCCTTCGAGCGCGACGCGGCGATCGTCGCGGAGCCGACCGAGTTGCGCCCCGTCGTCGCCTGCGAGGGGTCGCTCATGGCCCGGCTGGAGATCGACGGCCGGAGCGCCCACGCGGCCACCCGGTGGCGCGGCGAGGACGTGCTCCCGCGGTTCGAGGCCGTGCGGGAGGCGTTCGCCGAACTGGAGGCCGAGCGCGCCGAGTCGGTCTCGCACCCGCTGTACGAGTCGTTCCCGGTCCCGTGGCCGGTCGTCTGCGGCCGGGTCGAGGCCGGCTCGTGGGCCTCGACGGTCCCGGCGACGCTCGACGCGGAGTTCCGGATCGGCGTTGCGCCCGGCGAGACCGTCGCCGAGGTGGAGGCGGCGTTCCGCGAGCGGCTGGACCGGGTCGCGGCCGACGACCCCTGGCTGCGCGAGCACCCGCCCCGGTTCGAGCGGTTCTCGGTCCAGTTCGAGCCGGCCGAGATCGCCGTCGACGAGCCGGTCGTGGAGGCGGTCCGCGCCGGCCTCGCCGCGACCGGCCACCCGGACGTCGAGCCGCGTGGCGCGACGTACGGCGCGGACTCGCGACACTTCGTCGCCGCCGGGATCCCGGCGGTGCTGTTCGGTCCCGGCACCATCGACGAGGCGCACTACCCGGACGAGACGATCGCGTGGGAGGAGGTCGTCGCGGCGCGGGACGCCGTCGCCGCCGCCGCCGAGCGGTTCGCGGCCGACTACGCCGCCTAGTCGGCGACGCGCGGTCCCCTCGGTCGTCTACCGGTCGTTCCCGAGGTACTCGTCGAGCGCGTCCGCGACGATGGCGCCCGGCTCGACGTTCTCCATCGAGGCCCGGCGGCGCAGTTCGACGTAGGTGTCCGCCGGGAGCCGGAGCTGAAGCCGGCCGAGTTCGACGCCCGCGTCGCGGACCGCGGCCTCGACGTCGGCCCCGTCGTTGACCGCCGACGCGACGGCGCGAACCTCGCGGACCGTGAGGTCCCCGTCTATCGCCGCCCACGCGAGCAGGTAGCGGTCCCGCCCGCCGAGCCGCGCGACGTGTTTCGCGGCGCTTGGCGCGATCCGCCCGTTGGCGACCTGCCGCCGGATCGCCTGCGGGAGGTCGTGGACCCGCGCCCACTTGCGGATGAACGCGACGGAGACGCCCTCGCCCGCGCGCTCGGCCGCCTCCTTGTACGACCCCACGCCGCGGACGAGCGCCGCGCAGGCGGCGGCGCCGCGCAGCATCAGGACGTTGTCGTCGTCGCTCACGTCGCCGGCCGCGAAGCGAGCCACCGTCTCCGCGGCCTCCGCGACGCTGTCGGGGTCGTTCGGGTCGAACCCCACCGCGTCCGCGGCCCGGTCGCCCGTCACCGCCGGGTCCGACCGGACCACCGGTTCGCCGACGGGGGACCGCCGGTCAGCGCGTGACTCCTCGGTCATACACGTCCCTTCGGGGCCGCAGGTATAAACGCCGGGCACCGGGGCGGAACTCGCCCGAACGCGGGACGCCCCTCGGCGCGGGCCCTACTTCGCCGTCCGGGCCGCGGCGTCGCCGTCGTCACCCTCGTTCGGCCCTCTCGCGTACAGGACGTACGAGTACGCGACGGTGACCGCGGCGGTCGCGAGCGCCGGCCCGACGAGGAAGTACACCGCGTACTCGCCGGCGAAGAGGCCGACGACCGCTATCGCGGCGGAGAGCTTGAACAGCCGCGCGCCGAGCGCGTGGGTCCGGTCCCACACCGCGTCGTCGCTGAGCGTCCACGGCGTCCGGATCCCGACGAACCAGTTCGGCTCGACGTGCGGGAGCAGCGTCCCGAGGTAGTAGAACAGGGCGGCCGCGCCGGCCACGGCGAGCGTCGTCACGTCGACCGCGTAGCCGAGGTTGACGGCGAGCACGGCGAGGTGGACGGCGACGAGGAACGCGGTGAGCACGACGACGAACCGGTCGTAGTGGACGCGGAACGCGGCGATGTTCTCCCCGAGGGGGTCGATCCGCGGGAGCAGCGCGAACAGGCCGATCAGCCCGGCCGCGAGCCCCGGCACGAACCACATCCCGAGCGTTCGCGGGAGGGTTCCGGTCGGCTCGCCGGCGCCGTTCCACTGCGTCACCATCCGCTCGGGCAGGTCCGGTGCGACCGCGAGGCTGACAGCGGCGCCGACGGCGACGAGGAGGGCCGCGACGCCGAACCGGAGCCGCGTGGAGAGTCGGGAGTCGGAGGGCATACGCGCGGAGAGACGGGCCCCACCGACGAAAAGCTTCACCCGTGGGAGTCGCCCCCGCGGGCCCGGCACGACGCAACCCTTACGCGTCGCGACCGCCAATCCGGGCGTATGACCGACGAACGCGACGACGACGGCCACGAGTTCTCCTCGGGGCAGGGCGTCGACGCCGACTACGACGCGTTCACGCTGGACCCGCCCGAGCTGGGCGAGGACCCGAGCCGCGTCGACCCCGTCGACTCCCGGGTGTTGACCGAGGAGCTGGACCGCCGGAACATCGGCAGCGAGGACGTCGACGTCGAGCAGCTGATCGACGTCGGCCTCTCGTACATGGGGATCAACCGCTTCGAGGAGGCGACGGAGACGTTCGAGCGCGCCGCCAACTTCGCCGAGGAGGGCTCGCTGGAGGCCCAGGAGGCGTGGGTGAACAAGGGCGCCGCCCACGCCCAGTTGGAGGAGTTCGACCAGGCGATCGGCGCCTACCAGGAGGCGCTCCGCATCGACGAGGAGTCCGAGCACGCCGCGACCGCCGAGACCAACCTCGCGTACGCCCTCTGGGAGTCCGGCCGGGGCGAGCAGGCGCTCGAACACGCCGAGCGCGCCGTCGAGACCGACCCCCGATTCGCCGAGGCGTGGTACAACCGGGGGTTCCTCCTGGTCGAGCGCGGCCTCGCCGAGGACGCCGTCAAGTGCTTCGACAACGCGATCCGCCTCGGCTACCGCGACGCGGGCGTCTTAGAGGAGAAGGCCCGCGCCCTCGAGGAGGCCGGCGACCACGAGCAGGCCGAGGAGGTCGCCGACCGCGCCGAGGAGCTCCGCCGCGAGGCGGAAGAGCAGATGGTCGAGGAACAGACCGGGCAGGCGCCCGGGCCGGGCGGCCAGCCTCCGCGGGGCGGTCGCGGTGGACCGGGCGGCGAGCCCGGTGCCGGCGGTCGCGGCGGCGACGAGG includes the following:
- a CDS encoding DUF7119 family protein translates to MTEESRADRRSPVGEPVVRSDPAVTGDRAADAVGFDPNDPDSVAEAAETVARFAAGDVSDDDNVLMLRGAAACAALVRGVGSYKEAAERAGEGVSVAFIRKWARVHDLPQAIRRQVANGRIAPSAAKHVARLGGRDRYLLAWAAIDGDLTVREVRAVASAVNDGADVEAAVRDAGVELGRLQLRLPADTYVELRRRASMENVEPGAIVADALDEYLGNDR
- a CDS encoding SdpI family protein, encoding MPSDSRLSTRLRFGVAALLVAVGAAVSLAVAPDLPERMVTQWNGAGEPTGTLPRTLGMWFVPGLAAGLIGLFALLPRIDPLGENIAAFRVHYDRFVVVLTAFLVAVHLAVLAVNLGYAVDVTTLAVAGAAALFYYLGTLLPHVEPNWFVGIRTPWTLSDDAVWDRTHALGARLFKLSAAIAVVGLFAGEYAVYFLVGPALATAAVTVAYSYVLYARGPNEGDDGDAAARTAK
- a CDS encoding M20/M25/M40 family metallo-hydrolase, whose product is MDFDMRAFAADLCRHRSTAGEEAAAAAFVAERLADLGFETYAWDADPAVLADHPSFPDDLDAAAVEGRRSVAGVLELGGASDASDAGDGDDPAPTLVLNGHLDVVPAEPAEWSSEPFEPVWGDAAARDAPPGRDADGETLTARGAADMKSGLAACVGAAVDVREGVADGSVDLPPSGLRLVVEAVAGEEDGGYGAATAALASPYPFERDAAIVAEPTELRPVVACEGSLMARLEIDGRSAHAATRWRGEDVLPRFEAVREAFAELEAERAESVSHPLYESFPVPWPVVCGRVEAGSWASTVPATLDAEFRIGVAPGETVAEVEAAFRERLDRVAADDPWLREHPPRFERFSVQFEPAEIAVDEPVVEAVRAGLAATGHPDVEPRGATYGADSRHFVAAGIPAVLFGPGTIDEAHYPDETIAWEEVVAARDAVAAAAERFAADYAA
- a CDS encoding lactate utilization protein, with protein sequence MPQQKADYADDAEIDAELDELPDDETVEETVANLEERGFDVVVVDNADEALETVTSRIPAGVSVMNGHSTTLEEIGFDEFLSEGDHEWESLPDQIWGIDDDAERQAARRESQTADYFLGGINAVAQTGELVAADLSGSRIGAYPFAAGNVVIVTGINKIVPTLDDALDRLESVAYPLENERAQEAYGVESAIAKQLIYRREAEEGRTTVVLVREQLGY
- a CDS encoding tetratricopeptide repeat protein, which translates into the protein MTDERDDDGHEFSSGQGVDADYDAFTLDPPELGEDPSRVDPVDSRVLTEELDRRNIGSEDVDVEQLIDVGLSYMGINRFEEATETFERAANFAEEGSLEAQEAWVNKGAAHAQLEEFDQAIGAYQEALRIDEESEHAATAETNLAYALWESGRGEQALEHAERAVETDPRFAEAWYNRGFLLVERGLAEDAVKCFDNAIRLGYRDAGVLEEKARALEEAGDHEQAEEVADRAEELRREAEEQMVEEQTGQAPGPGGQPPRGGRGGPGGEPGAGGRGGDEGPERELQGEGPEGF